The proteins below come from a single Hirundo rustica isolate bHirRus1 chromosome 6, bHirRus1.pri.v3, whole genome shotgun sequence genomic window:
- the MED19 gene encoding mediator of RNA polymerase II transcription subunit 19: MENFSALFGAAEPPPAAAAALGFGPAKAPGAGAAPPPAASAAAPPPGEDAARKAAGGPFYLLRELPGTTELTGSTNLITHYNLEHAYNKFCGKKVKEKLSNFLPDLPGMIDLPGSHDSSSLRSLIEKPPICGSSFTPLTGAMLTGFRLHAGPLPEQCRLMHIQPPKKKNKHKHKQSRTQDPVPPETPSDSDHKKKKKKKEEDPERKRKKKEKKKKKNRHSPEHPGVGSSQASSSLR, translated from the exons ATGGAGAACTTCTCGGCGCTGTTCGGCGCGGCCgagccgccgcccgccgccgccgccgcgctcggATTCGGGCCCGCCAAGGCGCCGGGTGCCGGAGCCGCACCTCCGCCCGCCGCTTcggccgccgcgccgccgccgggcgAGGACGCGGCCCGCAAGGCCGCCGGCGGCCCCTTCTACCTGCTGCGGGAGCTGCCAG GCACTACGGAGCTGACGGGCAGCACCAACCTGATCACACACTATAACTTGGAGCACGCCTACAACAAATTCTGCGGGAAGAAGGTGAAGGAGAAGCTCAGTAACTTCCTCCCCGACCTGCCCGGCATGATCGACCTGCCCGGCTCCCACGACAGCAGCAGCCTGCGCTCGCTCATCGAGAAGCCGCCTATCTGTGGCAGCTCCTTCACCCCGCTCACGGGTGCCATGCTGACCGGCTTCCGCCTGCACGCCGGCCCG CTGCCCGAGCAGTGCCGGCTGATGCACATCCAGCCACCTAAGAAGAAGAACAAGCACAAGCACAAACAGAGCCGTACGCAGGACCCCGTCCCCCCAG AAACCCCCTCGGACTCCGaccacaagaagaaaaagaagaaaaaagaggaggatCCGGAGcggaagaggaagaagaaagagaagaagaaaaagaag AACCggcacagcccagagcaccCGGGGGTGGGCAGctcccaggccagcagcagcttaCGGTGA
- the TMX2 gene encoding thioredoxin-related transmembrane protein 2 — protein MAVVAPLLALLWGLPGLCRWLARPYYPLSALLAAAFLLVRKVPPLCRGLPSQREDGNPCDFDWREVEILMFLSAIVMMKNRRSITVEQHIGNIFMFSKVANAILFFRLDIRMGLLYLTLCIVFLMTCKPPLYMGPEYIKYFSDKTIDEELERDKRVTWIVEFFANWSSECQSFAPIFADLSLKYNCSGLQFGKVDVGRYTDVSTRYKVSTSPLTKQLPTLILFQGGTEIMRRPQIDKKGRAVSWTFSEENVIREFNLNELYQKAKKQSKPREEGPGEPPAVPAAAPQEETKKDK, from the exons ATGGCGGTGGTAGCGCCGCTGCTGGCGCTGCTGTGGGGTCTGCCCGGCCTCTGCCGGTGGCTCGCCCGGCCCTACTACCCGCTCTCCGCGCTGCTCGCCGCCGCCTTCCTGCTCGTACGCAAGGTCCCGCCGCTCTGCCGTGGGCTGCCCTCGCAGCGAGAGGATGGCAACCCGTGTGACTTTGACTGG AGGGAGGTGGAGATCCTCATGTTCCTCAGTGCCATTGTCATGATGAAGAACCGGCGCTCCA TCACCGTGGAACAGCACATCGGGAATATCTTCATGTTCAGCAAAGTGGCCAACGCCATCCTGTTCTTCCGCCTCGACATCCGCATGGGGCTGCTCTACCTCACACTGTGCATAG TGTTCCTGATGACCTGCAAGCCACCCCTTTACATGGGCCCTGAATACATCAAGTACTTCAGTGACAAGACCATCGAT gaggagctggagagggacaagCGGGTGACATGGATTGTTGAGTTCTTTGCCAACTGGTCCAGTGAGTGCCAGTCTTTTGCCCCCATCTTCGCTGACCTCTCTCTCAA GTACAACTGCTCAGGACTCCAGTTTGGGAAGGTGGATGTTGGCCGGTACACAGACGTCAGCACCAG GTACAAGGTCAGCACCTCGCCTCTCACCAAGCAGCTGCCCACCCTCATCCTCTTCCAGGGTGGGACAGAGATCATGCGGCGACCGCAGATCGACAAGAAGGGCCGGGCTGTGTCCTGGACCTTCTCTGAG GAGAATGTGATCCGGGAGTTCAACCTCAACGAGCTCTACCAGAAGGCCAAGAAGCAGTCGAAGCCACGGGAGGAGGGCCCTGGGGAGCCCCCAGCCGTGCCAGCGGCTGCGCCTCAGGAGGAGACCAAGAAGGACAAGTAG
- the SELENOH gene encoding LOW QUALITY PROTEIN: selenoprotein H (The sequence of the model RefSeq protein was modified relative to this genomic sequence to represent the inferred CDS: deleted 1 base in 1 codon): MAPRGRKRGAQRPAAAEAPETAAAPQKRARAQPQEEGSPGDIGPRVVIEHCKSURVFGRNAAAVSAALREAMAHLPVDINPQPPRRNSFEVSLVKEDGSTVELWSGIGKGPPRKLKFPQPETVVEALKSSLA; encoded by the exons ATGGCTCCCCGCGGGAGGAAGCGCGGAGCCCAGCGGCCGGCGGCGGCCGAGGCACCGGAGACAGCGGCAGCCCCGCAGAAGAGGGCTCGGGCCCAGCCTCAGGAGGAGGGCAGCCCCGGGGACATCGGCCCCCGTGTCGTCATCGAGCACTG CAAGAGCTGACGCGTGTTCGGGCGCAACGCGGCGGCGGTGAGCGCGGCCCTGCGCGAAGCCATGGCCCACCTCCCCGTGGACATCAACCCCCAGCCACCACGCAGGAACAGCTTCGAGGTGTCCCTGGTGAAGGAGGACGGCAGTA CCGTGGAGCTGTGGAGCGGTATCGGGAAG GGCCCCCCCCGCAAGCTGAAGTTCCCTCAGCCGGAGACTGTAGTGGAAGCCCTGAAGAGCAGCTTGGCATAG